From Salmo salar chromosome ssa04, Ssal_v3.1, whole genome shotgun sequence, one genomic window encodes:
- the LOC123742460 gene encoding protocadherin beta-15-like has protein sequence MGYTGSSVFTSLFRLAFCHCLMRISNGDLSYSIPEEMKRGSVIGNLVKDLGLDAKRLSGRKARLDMDGSRQPYCDINVNTGELIVAETIDREELCGPKVSCSLKYELVLEKPLELHRITVQIQDINDNSPRFPNARIDLEIQESADKGARYPLDEPHDSDIGLNGIQSYSLERNAYFILDVQTSSDGGKYGELVLEKELDREQQQEVTLLLTAVDGGTPQRSGTVVIHVTVLDANDNKPVFSQTVYKVRLPENSPTGTVVVAVSASDEDEGANGEVSYEFNRISDKAAKLFSIDKKTGEIKVQGPIDYEENAEYEVRVQAKDGSGLAGNAKVMIEITDLNDNAPVILIKSFNNPIPENVLPGTEVGIINVQDEDSEGNRQVRCSIQQNVPFKLNPSIKNYYSLVTTSELDREIISDYNITITAADEGSPPLSSTKTIHLSVSDVNDNPPVFEEQSYSSYVTENNKPGSSMCSVTARDPDWRQNGTVVYSLLPSGVNGVPVSSFLSINGDTGVIHAVRAFDYEQFRSFKVHVVARDNGSPPLSSNVTVRVFITDENDNSPQILYPAPAGNSLMTEMVPKAALAGSLVSKVIAVDADCGQNAWLSYQIVKSTDPGLFTIGLHSGEIRAQRDISESDSMKQNLVISVKDNGQPSLSATCDVYLLISDNLAEVPELKDMAYEDSSKLTSYLIIALVSVSTFFLTFIILILAVRFCRSRKPRMLFDGAVAIPSAYFPPNYAEVDGAGTLRSSYNYDAYLTTGSRTSDFKFARSYNDSTLPADQTLTRCPDTLLEGSIMSLNTAGEANEVSLLSSEIPPFVPELFRCGRMGYVCGKYILGLNGLCHPIETVGLYSV, from the coding sequence ATGGGGTACACAGGATCTTCGGTTTTTACCTCTTTGTTCCGCCTGGCTTTTTGTCATTGCCTGATGCGCATCAGCAATGGAGACTTGAGCTATTCAATTCCAGAGGAGATGAAACGCGGATCTGTGATCGGAAATCTAGTTAAGGATCTGGGGCTGGATGCTAAGAGACTTTCAGGTCGTAAAGCTCGTTTGGATATGGATGGCAGTCGTCAACCTTACTGTGACATTAATGTGAATACTGGAGAATTAATTGTGGCTGAAACAATAGAcagggaggagctgtgtggaccGAAGGTTTCTTGTTCTTTAAAATACGAGCTTGTGCTAGAGAAACCTCTGGAATTACATCGCATAACTGTACAAATACAAGATATAAACGACAATTCACCACGGTTTCCCAATGCACGTATTGATCTAGAAATTCAGGAATCTGCTGACAAAGGCGCACGATATCCCTTGGATGAACCTCATGACTCTGACATAGGATTAAATGGTATACAAAGCTATTCACTGGAGAGGAATGCCTATTTTATTTTGGACGTTCAAACGAGCTCAGACGGAGGAAAATATGGCGAGTTGGTATTAGAAAAAGAATTAGATCGAGAACAACAGCAAGAGGTGACGTTGTTACTTACTGCGGTTGATGGTGGGACTCCACAGAGATCTGGTACTGTAGTTATACACGTCACTGTGTTGGATGCTAACGATAATAAACCAGTGTTTAGCCAGACAGTGTACAAAGTACGTTTGCCTGAAAATTCTCCAACAGGGACTGTTGTAGTTGCAGTTAGTGCTAGTGATGAAGACGAAGGAGCAAATGGAGAAGTATCATATGAGTTCAATCGTATTTCCGATAAAGCAGCTAAACTGTTTTCCATCGACAAAAAGACTGGGGAGATTAAAGTGCAGGGTCCCATAGATTATGAAGAAAATGCAGAATACGAAGTGCGTGTCCAGGCTAAAGATGGGTCTGGCTTAGCTGGCAATGCAAAAGTAATGATAGAAATCACAGACCTAAATGACAACGCACCGGTGATATTGATCAAATCCTTTAACAATCCCATCCCTGAGAACGTGTTACCTGGTACAGAGGTGGGGATCATAAATGTACAAGATGAAGATTCAGAGGGAAATAGACAGGTCCGCTGCTCCATTCAACAAAATGTCCCTTTCAAATTAAACCCCTCAATTAAAAACTATTATTCTCTGGTAACAACTAGTGAACTAGACCGTGAGATAATATCAGATTATAACATAACTATCACTGCCGCTGACGAGGGGTCTCCACCTTTATCCTCCACAAAGACAATTCATTTATCTGTATCAGACGTGAATGACAACCCACCTGTGTTTGAAGAACAATCCTACAGTTCCTATGTGACTGAAAACAACAAGCCTGGCTCCTCTATGTGTTCTGTTACTGCCAGAGACCCAGACTGGAGACAGAACGGTACGGTGGTCTATTCTCTATTGCCCAGTGGTGTCAACGGTGTTCCGGTGTCCTCATTTCTATCCATTAACGGAGACACGGGGGTGATCCATGCTGTGAGAGCATTTGATTATGAGCAGTTTAGGAGCTTCAAAGTCCACGTTGTAGCCAGAGACAATGGTTCTCCTCCACTCAGCAGTAACGTGACAGTGAGAGTCTTCATAACAGATGAGAATGATAACTCTCCCCAGATATTATACCCTGCTCCAGCAGGGAACTCCTTGATGACTGAGATGGTCCCCAAAGCTGCTCTGGCGGGGTCCCTGGTTTCCAAGGTGATAGCTGTGGATGCTGACTGTGGACAGAACGCGTGGCTTTCATATCAGATCGTGAAATCGACTGATCCGGGACTTTTCACTATTGGTCTCCACAGTGGAGAGATCAGGGCACAGCGGGACATTTCTGAATCTGACAGTATGAAGCAGAACCTTGTTATATCAGTGAAAGATAACggacagccctctctctctgcaaccTGTGATGTGTATTTACTCATATCAGACAACTTGGCTGAAGTTCCAGAACTGAAAGACATGGCTTATGAGGATAGTTCCAAACTAACTTCCTATTTGATCATCGCACTGGTCTCTGTCTCCACCTTTTTCCTGACTTTCATTATTCTCATCCTGGCCGTGAGGTTCTGCCGCAGTAGAAAGCCTAGAATGTTGTTTGATGGAGCAGTCGCCATTCCCAGCGCGTATTTCCCTCCCAACTATGCAGAGGTGGATGGAGCTGGAACTCTGCGCAGTTCTTACAATTATGACGCATACCTGACAACGGGCTCACGCACCAGTGACTTCAAGTTTGCCAGATCTTACAATGACAGCACGCTGCCTGCTGATCAGACACTAACAAGATGTCCAGATACATTACTAGAAGGGAGTATCATGTCGCTCAACACTGCAGGAGAAGCGAATGAGGTAAGCCTTCTCTCATCTGAGATACCACCGTTTGTACCTGAGTTGTTTCGTTGTGGGAGAATGGGTTATGTATGTGGAAAATACATTCTGGGCCTTAATGGCTTATGCCATCCTATAGAAACAGTAGGTCTATACTCGGTTTAG
- the LOC106597912 gene encoding protocadherin beta-16-like, translated as MEYKGFSFSASLLGLALFLFLLHTSYGDVTYSVPEEMKRGSVIGNIAKDLGLDAKRLMYRKARLDVQGSSKRYCEINLNTGDMVIAEIIDREQLCGRRISCTLKFEMVLENPLELHNIILQVQDINDNSPLFGEDSVTFDIRESAVKGARFSVNPAHDADIGLNAVQSYTLQRNDHFSLAVHTNPGSEKYGELVLDTELDREQQQEVSLLLTAVDGGTPQRSGTVVIHVTVLDANDNKPVFSQNVYKVSVPENAPSGSLVVTVTATDADEGANGQVTYGFGPISEELNQLFSLDPKTGDIRIAGQMDFEEESIHELRIKAKDGSGLTSFAKIFIEITDVNDNAPVISLKSLTNPIPENLLPGREVGIINVQDKDSEGNRQVRCSIQQNVPFKLNPSIKNYYSLVTTSELDREIISDYNITITATDDGSPPLSSSKTIHLSVSDVNDNPPVFEEQSYSSYVTENNKPGSSMCSVTARDPDWRQNGTVVYSLLPSGVNGVPVSSFLSINGDTGVIHAVRAFDYEQFRSFKVHVVARDNGSPPLSSNVTVRVFITDENDNSPQILYPAPAGNSLMTEMVPKAALAGSLVSKVIAVDADSGQNAWLSYQIVKSTDPGLFTIGLHSGEIRAQRDISESDSMKQNLVISVKDNGQPSLSTTCDVYLLISDNLAEVPELKDMTYEDSSKLTSYLIIALVSVSTFFLTFIILILAVRFCRSRKPRMMFDGAVAIPSAYFPPNYAEVDGAGTLRSSYNYDAYLTTGSRTSDFKFARSYNDSTLPADQTLTRCPDTLLEGSSITLNTAGESIEVRQN; from the coding sequence ATGGAATACAAGGGATTCTCGTTCTCTGCCTCATTGCTCGGCCTGGCTTTGTTTCTTTTCCTGCTGCACACCAGCTATGGAGACGTGACCTATTCTGTTCCGGAGGAGATGAAACGCGGATCTGTGATCGGAAATATAGCCAAGGATCTGGGGCTGGATGCAAAACGACTTATGTATCGGAAAGCTCGTTTAGATGTTCAAGGTAGCAGCAAGCGCTATTGTGAAATCAATCTGAATACTGGGGATATGGTCATCGCTGAAATAATAGACAGGGAGCAGCTTTGCGGTAGGAGGATTTCATGCACCTTAAAATTCGAGATGGTTCTGGAAAATCCTTTAGAATTACATAACATAATCTTACAGGTACAAGATATTAATGACAATAGCCCACTATTTGGGGAAGATAGCGTTACGTTTGATATCAGGGAGTCAGCAGTCAAAGGCGCTCGATTTTCGGTGAATCCGGCTCACGATGCAGATATAGGACTGAACGCTGTTCAAAGCTACACACTACAAAGGAACGACCATTTTAGCCTGGCTGTTCATACCAACCCAGGTTCTGAAAAGTATGGTGAGCTAGTGTTAGACACAGAGTTAGACCGAGAACAACAACAGGAGGTATCATTACTACTGACTGCGGTTGATGGTGGGACCCCACAGAGATCTGGAACTGTAGTTATACACGTCACTGTGCTGGATGCTAACGATAATAAACCAGTGTTTAGCCAGAATGTCTATAAGGTCAGTGTACCTGAAAATGCTCCATCAGGTTCATTAGTTGTTACTGTGACGGCAACAGATGCAGACGAAGGGGCAAATGGACAGGTGACGTACGGATTTGGCCCAATCTCAGAAGAATTAAATCAATTATTTTCTCTTGACCCTAAAACGGGAGACATCAGGATAGCAGGACAGATGGATTTTGAAGAAGAATCAATTCATGAATTGCGTATCAAAGCCAAAGATGGCTCGGGATTGACTTCCTTTGCCAAAATATTCATAGAAATTACAGATGTtaatgacaatgccccagtgatATCTCTTAAATCCTTGACCAATCCCATCCCAGAGAACTTGTTACCTGGCAGAGAAGTGGGCATCATTAATGTACAGGATAAAGACTCGGAGGGAAATAGACAGGTCCGATGCTCCATTCAACAAAATGTCCCTTTCAAATTAAACCCTTCAATCAAAAACTACTATTCTCTGGTAACAACTAGTGAACTAGACCGTGAGATAATATCAGATTACAACATAACTATCACTGCCACTGACGACGGGTCTCCACCTTTATCCTCCTCAAAGACTATTCATTTATCTGTATCAGACGTGAATGACAACCCTCCTGTGTTTGAAGAACAATCCTACAGTTCCTATGTGACTGAAAACAACAAGCCTGGCTCCTCTATGTGTTCTGTTACTGCCAGAGACCCAGACTGGAGACAGAACGGTACGGTGGTCTATTCTCTATTGCCCAGTGGTGTCAACGGTGTTCCGGTGTCCTCATTTCTATCCATTAACGGAGACACGGGGGTGATCCATGCTGTGAGGGCATTTGATTATGAACAGTTTAGGAGCTTCAAAGTCCACGTTGTAGCCAGAGACAATGGTTCTCCTCCACTCAGCAGTAACGTGACAGTGAGAGTCTTCATAACAGATGAGAATGATAACTCTCCCCAGATATTATACCCTGCGCCAGCAGGGAACTCCTTGATGACTGAGATGGTCCCCAAAGCTGCTCTGGCGGGGTCCCTGGTTTCCAAGGTGATAGCTGTGGATGCTGACTCTGGACAGAACGCGTGGCTTTCATATCAGATCGTGAAATCGACTGATCCGGGACTTTTCACTATTGGTCTCCACAGTGGAGAGATCAGGGCACAGCGGGACATTTCTGAATCTGACAGTATGAAGCAGAACCTTGTTATATCAGTGAAAGATAACggacagccctctctctctacaacctGTGATGTATATTTACTCATATCAGACAACTTGGCTGAAGTTCCTGAACTGAAAGACATGACTTATGAGGATAGTTCCAAACTAACTTCCTATTTGATCATCGCACTGGTCTCTGTCTCCACCTTTTTCCTGACTTTCATTATTCTCATCCTGGCCGTGAGGTTCTGCCGCAGTAGAAAGCCTAGAATGATGTTTGATGGAGCAGTCGCCATTCCCAGCGCGTATTTCCCTCCCAACTATGCAGAGGTGGATGGAGCTGGAACTCTGCGCAGTTCTTACAATTATGACGCATACCTGACAACGGGCTCACGCACCAGTGACTTCAAGTTTGCCAGATCTTACAATGACAGCACGCTGCCTGCTGATCAGACACTAACAAGATGTCCAGATACATTACTAGAAGGAAGTTCCATCACCCTCAACACTGCAGGGGAGTCTATTGAGGTAAGACAGAACTAA
- the LOC123742461 gene encoding protocadherin beta-16-like: MGYIGFTDSAFVLHLACVLCLIRISNGDMTYSVPEEMKRGSVVGNIAKDLGLDPKRLSARKARLEEDGTKHFCDINLNSGDLVVAERIDREQLCGPRISCGLKYEMVLESPLELHRISLQIQDVNDNSPQFADDVIKLEIRESADKGERFPINEAHDADIGQNAVQSYSLQRNDHFVLNVHTNRDGGKYGELVLEKELDREQKQEVTLLLTAVDGGTPQRSGTVVIHVTVLDANDNIPVFSQDVYKVRLPENSPLGTIIATVRATDADEGANGDVIYDLGRVSEELKNLFRLDSKTGVINLAGPIDYEEQPIYELRVLAKDGAGLVSYTKVLIDITDVNDNAPVILIKTLTSPIPENVLPGTEVGIINVQDKDSEGNRQVRCSIQQNVPFKLNPSIKNYYSLVTTSELDREIISDYNITITATDDGSPPLSSSKTIHLSVSDVNDNPPVFEEQSYSSYVTENNKPGSSMCSVTARDPDWRQNGTVVYSLLPSDVNGVPVSSFLSINGDTGVIHAVRPFDYEQFRSFKVHVVARDNGSPPLSSNVTVSVFITDENDNSPQILYPAPAGNSLMTEMVPKAALAGSLVSKVIAVDADSGQNAWLSYQMVKSTDPGLFTIGLHSGEIRAQRDISESDSMKQNLVISVKDNGQPSLSTTCDVYLLISDNLAEVPELKDMTYEDSSKLTSYLIIALVSVSTFFLTFIILILAVRFCRSRKPRMLFDGAVAIPSAYFPPNYAEVDGAGTLRSSYNYDAYLTTGSRTSDFKFARSYNDSTLPADQTLRKNPNEPFGENIITFNTLGECEVRFHSFDIVINENALFVYLAVLHSQSYETIGSLLYCVLG; this comes from the coding sequence ATGGGCTACATTGGATTTACAGATTCAGCTTTTGTCCTCCATCTGGCTTGTGTTCTATGCCTAATACGCATCAGCAATGGCGACATGACCTATTCCGTTCCAGAGGAGATGAAACGCGGATCTGTGGTCGGAAATATAGCCAAGGATCTTGGGTTGGATCCTAAGAGACTGTCGGCTCGAAAAGCTCGTTTAGAAGAGGATGGAACTAAACACTTCTGTGACATTAACCTGAATTCGGGAGATCTTGTTGTCGCTGAAAGAATTGATAGGGAGCAGCTTTGCGGTCCGAGGATTTCATGCGGGCTAAAATATGAAATGGTTCTTGAAAGTCCTTTAGAATTGCATCGCATATCTCTTCAGATTCAGGATGTGAACGATAATTCACCACAGTTTGCAGATGATGTTATCAAATTGGAAATAAGGGAATCAGCTGATAAAGGTGAACGTTTCCCCATTAATGAAGCCCACGATGCAGATATAGGTCAGAATGCAGTTCAAAGCTACTCTTTGCAAAGGAATGACCATTTTGTCTTGAATGTTCATACTAATCGAGATGGAGGTAAATACggtgagttagtgttagagaaAGAGCTGGACCGAGAACAAAAGCAGGAGGTGACGTTGTTACTTACTGCTGTTGATGGTGGGACTCCACAGAGATCTGGTACTGTAGTTATACACGTCACTGTGTTGGATGCTAACGACAATATACCAGTATTTAGCCAGGACGTGTATAAGGTCAGATTACCTGAAAATTCTCCGTTAGGTACCATTATAGCTACAGTCCGCGCAACTGATGCAGATGAGGGAGCAAATGGTGATGTCATATATGATCTAGGTCGAGTTTCTGAAGAGTTGAAGAATTTGTTTCGCCTCGATAGTAAAACTGGGGTTATAAATCTGGCTGGACCGATAGATTATGAGGAGCAGCCCATTTATGAGCTGCGCGTCCTCGCCAAGGATGGTGCAGGTTTGGTGTCATACACAAAAGTACTGATAGATATTACTGACGTAAACGACAACGCACCAGTGATATTAATAAAAACTCTGACCAGTCCAATTCCAGAGAATGTGTTACCTGGCACAGAGGTGGGCATCATTAATGTACAGGATAAAGACTCGGAGGGAAATAGACAGGTCCGCTGCTCCATTCAACAAAATGTTCCGTTCAAATTAAATCCCTCAATCAAAAACTACTATTCTCTGGTAACAACTAGTGAACTAGACCGTGAGATAATATCAGATTACAACATAACTATCACTGCCACTGACGACGGGTCTCCACCTTTATCCTCCTCAAAGACTATTCATTTATCTGTATCAGACGTGAATGACAATCCTCCTGTGTTTGAAGAACAATCCTACAGTTCCTATGTGACTGAAAACAACAAGCCTGGCTCCTCTATGTGTTCTGTTACTGCCAGAGACCCAGACTGGAGACAGAACGGTACGGTGGTCTATTCTCTATTGCCCAGTGATGTCAACGGTGTTCCGGTGTCCTCATTTCTATCCATTAACGGAGACACGGGGGTGATCCATGCTGTGAGACCATTTGATTATGAGCAGTTTAGGAGCTTCAAAGTCCACGTTGTAGCCAGAGACAATGGTTCTCCTCCACTCAGCAGTAACGTGACAGTGAGTGTCTTCATAACAGATGAGAATGATAACTCTCCCCAGATATTATACCCTGCGCCAGCAGGGAACTCCTTGATGACTGAGATGGTCCCCAAAGCTGCTCTGGCGGGGTCCCTGGTTTCCAAGGTGATAGCTGTGGATGCTGACTCTGGACAGAACGCGTGGCTTTCATATCAGATGGTGAAATCGACTGATCCGGGACTTTTCACTATTGGTCTCCACAGTGGAGAGATCAGGGCACAGCGGGACATTTCTGAATCTGACAGTATGAAGCAGAACCTTGTTATATCAGTGAAAGATAACggacagccctctctctctacaacctGTGATGTATATTTACTCATATCAGACAACTTGGCTGAAGTTCCTGAACTGAAAGACATGACTTATGAGGATAGTTCCAAACTAACTTCCTATTTGATCATAGCACTGGTCTCTGTCTCCACCTTTTTCCTGACTTTCATTATTCTCATCCTGGCCGTGAGGTTCTGCCGCAGTAGAAAGCCTAGAATGTTGTTTGATGGAGCAGTCGCCATTCCCAGCGCGTATTTCCCTCCCAACTATGCAGAGGTGGATGGAGCTGGAACTCTGCGCAGTTCTTACAATTATGACGCATACCTGACAACGGGCTCACGCACCAGTGACTTCAAGtttgccagatcttacaacgacAGCACGCTGCCTGCTGACCAGACACTGAGGAAGAACCCAAATGAACCTTTCGGAGAAAACATTATCACGTTCAACACCTTGGGGGAGTGCGAGGTGAGATTTCATAGCTTTGACATTGTGATAAACGAAAAtgctttatttgtttatttagccGTTTTGCATAGTCAATCATATGAAACTATAGGTAGCTTACTGTATTGTGTGTTAGGCTAA
- the LOC106594182 gene encoding protocadherin gamma-A11-like — translation MGYTGSSVFTSLFRLAFCHCLMRISNGDLSYSIPEEMKRGSVIGNLVKDLGLDAKRLSGRKARLDMDGSRQPYCDINVNTGELIVAETIDREELCGPKVSCSLKYELVLEKPLELHRITVQIQDINDNSPRFPNARIDLEIQESADKGARYPLDEPHDSDIGLNGIQSYSLERNAYFILDVQTSSDGGKYGELVLEKELDREQQQEVTLLLTAVDGGTPQRSGTVVIHVTVLDANDNKPVFSQTVYKVRLPENSPTGTVVVAVSASDEDEGANGEVSYEFNRISDKAAKLFSIDKKTGEIKVQGPIDYEENTEYEVRVQAKDGSGLAGNAKVMIEITDLNDNAPVILIKSFNNPIPENVLPGTEVGIINVQDEDSEGNRQVRCSIQQNVPFKLNPSIKNYYSLVTTSELDREIISDYNITITAADEGSSPLSSSKTIHLSVSDVNDNPPVFEEQSYSSYVTENNKPGSSMCSVTARDPDWRQNGTVVYSLLPSGVNGVPVSSFLSINGDTGVIHAVRAFDYEQFRSFKVHVVARDNGSPPLSSNVTVRVFITDENDNSPQILYPAPAGNSLMTEMVPKAALAGSLVSKVIAVDADSGQNAWLSYQIVKSTDPGLFTIGLHSGEIRAQRDISESDSMKQNLVISVKDNGQPSLSATCDVYLLISDNLAEVPELKDMAYEDSSKLTSYLIIALVSVSTFFLTFIILILAVRFCRSRKSRMMFDGAVAIPSAYFPPNYAEVDGAGTLRSSYNYDAYLTTGSRTSDFKFARSYNDSTLPADQTLTRCPDTLLEGSSITLNTAGESIEVRQN, via the coding sequence ATGGGGTACACAGGATCTTCGGTTTTTACCTCTTTGTTCCGCCTGGCTTTTTGTCATTGCCTGATGCGCATCAGCAATGGAGACTTGAGCTATTCAATTCCAGAGGAGATGAAACGCGGATCTGTGATCGGAAATCTAGTTAAGGATCTGGGGCTGGATGCTAAGAGACTTTCAGGTCGTAAAGCTCGTTTGGATATGGATGGCAGTCGTCAACCTTACTGTGACATTAATGTGAATACTGGAGAATTAATTGTGGCTGAAACAATAGAcagggaggagctgtgtggaccGAAGGTTTCTTGTTCTTTAAAATACGAGCTTGTGCTAGAGAAACCTCTGGAATTACATCGCATAACTGTACAAATACAAGATATAAACGACAATTCACCACGGTTTCCCAATGCACGTATTGATCTAGAAATTCAGGAATCTGCTGACAAAGGCGCACGATATCCCTTGGATGAACCTCATGACTCTGACATAGGATTAAATGGTATACAAAGCTATTCACTGGAGAGGAATGCCTATTTTATTTTGGACGTTCAAACGAGCTCAGACGGAGGAAAATATGGCGAGTTGGTATTAGAAAAAGAATTAGATCGAGAACAACAGCAAGAGGTGACGTTGTTACTTACTGCGGTTGATGGTGGGACTCCACAGAGATCTGGTACTGTAGTTATACACGTCACTGTGTTGGATGCTAACGATAATAAACCAGTGTTTAGCCAGACAGTGTACAAAGTACGTTTGCCTGAAAATTCTCCAACAGGGACTGTTGTAGTTGCAGTTAGTGCTAGTGATGAAGACGAAGGAGCAAATGGAGAAGTATCATATGAGTTCAATCGTATTTCCGATAAAGCAGCTAAACTGTTTTCCATCGACAAAAAGACTGGCGAGATTAAAGTGCAGGGTCCCATAGATTATGAAGAAAATACAGAATACGAAGTGCGTGTCCAGGCTAAAGATGGGTCTGGCTTAGCTGGCAATGCAAAAGTAATGATAGAAATCACAGACCTAAATGACAACGCACCGGTGATATTGATCAAATCCTTTAACAATCCCATCCCTGAGAACGTGTTACCTGGTACAGAGGTGGGGATCATAAATGTACAAGATGAAGATTCAGAGGGAAATAGACAGGTCCGCTGCTCCATTCAACAAAATGTTCCGTTCAAATTAAACCCCTCAATTAAAAACTACTATTCTCTGGTAACAACTAGTGAACTAGACCGTGAGATAATATCAGATTATAACATAACTATCACTGCCGCTGACGAGGGGTCTTCACCTTTATCCTCCTCAAAGACTATTCATTTATCTGTATCAGACGTGAATGACAACCCACCTGTGTTTGAAGAACAATCCTACAGTTCCTATGTGACTGAAAACAACAAGCCtgggtcctctatgtgttctGTTACTGCCAGAGACCCAGACTGGAGACAGAACGGTACGGTGGTCTATTCTCTATTGCCCAGTGGTGTCAACGGTGTTCCGGTGTCCTCATTTCTATCCATTAACGGAGACACGGGGGTGATCCATGCTGTGAGAGCATTTGATTATGAGCAGTTTAGGAGCTTCAAAGTCCACGTTGTAGCCAGAGACAATGGTTCTCCTCCACTCAGCAGTAACGTGACAGTGAGAGTCTTCATAACAGATGAGAATGATAACTCTCCCCAGATATTATACCCTGCGCCAGCAGGGAACTCCTTGATGACTGAGATGGTCCCCAAAGCTGCTCTGGCGGGGTCCCTGGTTTCCAAGGTGATAGCTGTGGATGCTGACTCTGGACAGAACGCGTGGCTTTCATATCAGATCGTGAAATCGACTGATCCGGGACTTTTCACTATTGGTCTCCACAGTGGAGAGATCAGGGCACAGCGGGACATTTCTGAATCTGACAGTATGAAGCAGAACCTTGTTATATCAGTGAAAGATAACggacagccctctctctctgcaaccTGTGATGTGTATTTACTCATATCAGACAACTTGGCTGAAGTTCCAGAACTGAAAGACATGGCTTATGAGGATAGTTCCAAACTAACTTCCTATTTGATCATCGCACTGGTCTCTGTCTCCACCTTTTTCCTGACTTTCATTATTCTCATCCTGGCCGTGAGGTTCTGCCGCAGTAGAAAGTCTAGAATGATGTTTGATGGAGCAGTCGCCATTCCCAGCGCGTATTTCCCTCCCAACTATGCAGAGGTGGATGGAGCTGGAACTCTGCGCAGTTCTTACAATTATGACGCATACCTGACAACGGGCTCACGCACCAGTGACTTCAAGTTTGCCAGATCTTACAATGACAGCACGCTGCCTGCTGATCAGACACTAACAAGATGTCCAGATACATTACTAGAAGGAAGTTCCATCACCCTCAACACTGCAGGGGAGTCTATTGAGGTAAGACAGAACTAA